Proteins found in one Candidatus Amarolinea dominans genomic segment:
- a CDS encoding class I SAM-dependent methyltransferase has product MLDHHDVYLTSAAEYDELVSAEDHEQHILPALNAIRPLAGLDVVELGAGSGRLTCLLASLVRSIQAFDLSPAMLAVAQRKLLAGGWNNWRLQEADHRQLPLADGVADVALSGWSICYTVTWYQENEAWRAELGKALAEMRRVLRPGGVIILLETQGTGQTTPLAPPHLADYYTYLDAAGFASTWIRTDYRFASQAEAARLVRFFFGDDMLAHLGPQPEPILPECTGIWWQT; this is encoded by the coding sequence ATGCTCGATCACCATGATGTTTACCTGACAAGCGCAGCCGAGTACGACGAACTGGTCTCGGCCGAAGACCACGAACAGCATATTCTGCCCGCGCTCAACGCCATCCGCCCCCTGGCCGGGCTGGATGTCGTGGAATTGGGCGCGGGCAGCGGTCGGCTGACCTGCCTGCTGGCGTCGCTCGTGCGTTCCATCCAGGCCTTCGACCTGTCGCCGGCCATGCTGGCCGTCGCGCAACGCAAACTGCTGGCGGGCGGCTGGAACAACTGGCGCCTGCAGGAGGCCGATCACCGGCAGCTTCCCCTGGCCGACGGCGTGGCCGATGTGGCCCTTTCAGGCTGGAGCATCTGCTACACCGTCACCTGGTACCAGGAAAACGAGGCCTGGCGCGCCGAGTTGGGCAAGGCGCTGGCCGAAATGCGCCGTGTGCTGCGCCCTGGCGGCGTCATCATCCTGCTCGAAACCCAGGGCACCGGGCAAACCACGCCGCTGGCCCCGCCTCACCTGGCCGATTACTACACCTACCTGGACGCGGCCGGCTTCGCTTCCACCTGGATTCGCACCGACTACCGTTTTGCCTCGCAGGCAGAAGCAGCCAGACTCGTCCGCTTCTTCTTTGGCGACGACATGCTCGCCCATCTCGGCCCCCAACCCGAACCGATCCTGCCCGAATGCACCGGCATCTGGTGGCAAACCTGA
- a CDS encoding prolyl oligopeptidase family serine peptidase has protein sequence MIKREQTQRQPTSNACRRAIEIAPDGRAAGRPPAWTRCRSAQADLAEARPFGPNSFGGWAIEIAPDGRAAGRPPAWTRCRSAQADLAEARPFGPNSFGGWAWLLAFLVSGALLFFVRNPAAGAHPIAAANPGPGQPAAVVQSSQLNTCLAVDAAIHEAEATVLLAFSGTPSSASLKLDINNARPGHSIYLNDSRIGAIPDWTTGAGYCSRTGITTTLPIANLALVRNGLNTIRIVNDADPNDSYSIASGILEISGDVSGATYQDFVYASSYPAYPSYPRAIAQIPSNYDGAPRPLIIGVHGYGNELSLRWQPIYAYGAEANRRGWLLASPEMHGENPDSGGGHSLGARAAQRDLLDTVNYMKAHYAVDSSRVYLIGFSMGAQTALLGAAKYPDVFAGIVEYSAFASLSDWYYETEDWRRTVIESETYGTPSSQPFEYARRGPKNVALGFKHMPLAIVHGSADTKVLPHHGQDIYDAIARVGPDRLEMHWYNGDHDGDPSPWNATWAFDFLSPLILASNPSAIALRTDESKTTWWLGITQYGDPHWTAADLTFSSSARWITGIITEEAGVDLAFDVASLGLPASGPYVLEKDNLGNGSHSVQPLTAYNGRVTAYLSTASWRLRLSPGNSTPTPTPVWTSTPTLTPTPTRTPTSTLTPTPTRTPTNTPTPTQSPTETATHTPTPTPTATPSPTPAVGAIRGAVFADLNRDLVQQPGEAGIAGVTLTLRQGAFVVATTSSDSDGAYRFFNLSPTSYSLSVTAPPAYVILGSDSQGVLVTAGSDLEIDFAAFPWQYRFMPLLKKS, from the coding sequence ATGATAAAACGCGAACAGACACAACGCCAACCTACCTCGAACGCCTGCCGGCGAGCGATTGAAATCGCGCCTGATGGGCGTGCCGCCGGGCGTCCACCTGCGTGGACGCGATGCCGGTCGGCGCAGGCCGACCTTGCGGAGGCACGCCCCTTCGGCCCGAATTCATTCGGCGGCTGGGCGATTGAAATCGCGCCTGATGGGCGTGCCGCCGGGCGTCCACCTGCGTGGACGCGATGCCGGTCGGCGCAGGCCGACCTTGCGGAGGCACGCCCCTTCGGCCCGAATTCATTCGGCGGCTGGGCCTGGCTGCTGGCCTTTCTTGTCAGCGGCGCCTTGCTGTTTTTTGTGCGAAATCCTGCTGCGGGCGCTCATCCGATCGCCGCGGCCAACCCAGGCCCTGGGCAGCCGGCAGCCGTCGTGCAGTCCAGCCAGCTCAACACCTGCCTGGCCGTGGATGCCGCCATCCATGAGGCGGAGGCCACCGTGCTGCTGGCCTTTTCCGGCACGCCCAGCAGCGCCAGCCTCAAGCTCGACATCAACAATGCGCGGCCCGGCCACAGCATCTACCTCAACGACAGCAGGATCGGCGCCATTCCCGACTGGACGACCGGCGCCGGCTACTGCTCACGCACCGGCATCACCACCACCCTGCCGATTGCCAACCTGGCCCTGGTGCGCAACGGCCTCAACACCATCCGCATCGTCAACGACGCGGACCCCAACGACAGCTACAGCATCGCCAGCGGCATCCTGGAGATCAGCGGCGACGTGAGCGGCGCCACCTATCAGGATTTCGTCTACGCCAGCAGCTATCCCGCCTATCCCAGCTATCCGCGCGCCATTGCCCAAATTCCCTCCAACTACGATGGCGCGCCGCGGCCGCTCATCATCGGCGTGCATGGCTACGGCAACGAGCTGAGCCTGCGCTGGCAGCCGATCTACGCCTACGGCGCGGAGGCTAACCGCCGCGGCTGGCTGCTCGCCTCGCCTGAAATGCACGGCGAAAACCCCGACTCCGGCGGCGGGCATTCCCTGGGCGCCCGCGCCGCGCAGCGCGACCTGCTCGACACCGTCAACTACATGAAAGCCCATTACGCCGTGGACAGCAGCCGCGTCTACCTGATCGGCTTTTCCATGGGCGCGCAGACCGCCCTGCTCGGCGCGGCCAAGTATCCGGACGTCTTTGCCGGCATCGTCGAGTACTCCGCCTTTGCCTCGCTCAGCGATTGGTACTACGAAACCGAGGACTGGCGGCGCACGGTCATCGAAAGCGAAACGTACGGCACCCCGTCCAGCCAGCCGTTCGAGTATGCGCGGCGCGGCCCCAAGAATGTTGCGCTCGGTTTCAAGCATATGCCGCTGGCAATCGTACACGGCAGCGCCGACACCAAGGTGCTGCCCCATCACGGCCAGGACATCTACGATGCCATCGCCCGCGTGGGGCCGGACCGGCTGGAGATGCACTGGTACAACGGCGATCACGACGGCGACCCCAGCCCCTGGAATGCCACCTGGGCCTTTGATTTTCTCAGCCCGCTGATCCTCGCCAGCAATCCGTCTGCCATTGCCCTGCGCACCGATGAGAGCAAAACCACCTGGTGGTTGGGCATCACGCAGTACGGCGACCCGCATTGGACCGCCGCCGACCTGACGTTCAGCAGCAGCGCGCGCTGGATCACCGGCATCATCACCGAAGAGGCCGGCGTTGACCTGGCCTTCGATGTCGCCAGCCTGGGCCTGCCCGCCAGCGGCCCCTATGTGCTCGAAAAGGACAACCTGGGCAACGGCAGCCACAGCGTGCAGCCGCTGACCGCCTACAACGGCCGCGTCACCGCCTATCTCAGCACCGCGTCCTGGCGACTGCGCCTTTCGCCCGGCAACAGCACCCCCACCCCCACACCGGTGTGGACCTCCACGCCGACCTTGACCCCGACGCCCACGCGCACCCCCACATCAACCCTGACCCCAACGCCGACGCGCACGCCCACGAATACACCAACGCCCACGCAGTCACCAACGGAGACTGCCACGCACACCCCCACGCCCACGCCGACCGCCACCCCCAGCCCAACGCCGGCCGTGGGCGCCATCCGCGGCGCGGTCTTTGCGGACCTCAACCGGGACCTCGTGCAGCAGCCTGGCGAAGCGGGGATTGCCGGCGTGACCCTGACCCTGCGCCAGGGCGCTTTTGTCGTCGCCACCACCAGCAGCGACAGTGATGGCGCCTATCGTTTCTTCAACCTGTCCCCCACCAGCTACAGCCTCAGCGTCACGGCGCCCCCGGCCTATGTCATCCTGGGCAGCGACAGCCAGGGCGTCCTGGTGACAGCCGGCAGCGACCTCGAGATTGATTTTGCCGCCTTCCCCTGGCAATATCGTTTTATGCCTCTCTTGAAAAAATCATGA